One genomic segment of Streptomyces sp. RerS4 includes these proteins:
- a CDS encoding FAD-dependent oxidoreductase yields the protein MSERTTGTGGAPHYDLAVVGAGVVGALAAYYAVRRDPGRRVAVITHAGRGTGATRLSAGFDTPTGHNPAQRALAARSTALFDELAAGLGDAGRAPVDVRWLVARENTAALDATMADGGRTRPVTGEQRALLDRTFPGLAHGGDEVLLATDPMTVGQPQWLTDRLLGEVLGRPDTTLLEGFRVTQVRRTGGRAELVAADGSRITADKVVLAPGPWVLDGPVAAAARERGARVKKVVAFHIMTPPPPDAMALVLEDADAFLLPHRPGGHWIFSITSPDWDRGPDEPLAIDARDRELARALLARYVPGFLPHLLGGRVFSDCFTPGHLPIVDTVGDDDVVMAIGGSGSGYRLAPAMAEDALNLLDRRTRT from the coding sequence ATGAGTGAGCGCACCACCGGGACCGGTGGGGCGCCCCACTACGACCTCGCCGTCGTCGGCGCGGGCGTGGTCGGCGCCCTCGCCGCGTACTACGCCGTGCGCCGGGACCCGGGTCGCCGCGTCGCCGTGATCACGCACGCCGGACGGGGGACGGGCGCGACCCGCCTCTCGGCCGGGTTCGACACGCCCACGGGGCACAACCCGGCCCAGCGCGCCCTGGCCGCCCGCAGCACCGCGCTCTTCGACGAGCTCGCCGCCGGACTCGGTGACGCCGGCCGCGCTCCGGTCGACGTCCGCTGGCTGGTGGCGCGAGAGAACACGGCCGCGCTCGACGCGACCATGGCCGACGGCGGCCGCACCCGCCCGGTCACCGGGGAGCAGCGGGCCCTGCTCGACCGGACGTTCCCCGGGCTCGCCCACGGCGGCGACGAAGTCCTGCTGGCGACCGACCCCATGACGGTGGGTCAGCCTCAATGGCTCACCGACCGGCTTCTCGGCGAGGTCCTCGGCCGCCCGGACACCACCCTCCTGGAGGGCTTCCGGGTCACCCAAGTCCGTCGTACGGGCGGTCGCGCCGAACTGGTCGCCGCCGACGGCAGCCGGATCACCGCCGACAAGGTGGTGCTCGCGCCCGGCCCCTGGGTCCTCGACGGCCCGGTGGCGGCGGCGGCCCGCGAGCGCGGGGCCCGGGTCAAGAAGGTGGTGGCGTTCCACATCATGACGCCGCCCCCGCCGGACGCCATGGCACTCGTCCTGGAGGACGCCGACGCCTTCCTGCTGCCGCATCGCCCCGGCGGCCACTGGATCTTCAGCATCACCTCGCCCGACTGGGACCGCGGCCCCGACGAACCGCTCGCCATCGACGCCCGCGACCGGGAGCTCGCCCGCGCCCTGCTCGCCCGGTACGTACCGGGATTCCTGCCGCACCTGCTCGGCGGCCGGGTCTTCAGCGACTGCTTCACCCCCGGCCACCTGCCGATCGTGGACACGGTCGGCGACGACGACGTGGTCATGGCCATCGGCGGCTCCGGCTCCGGATACCGACTCGCCCCGGCCATGGCCGAGGACGCACTGAACCTGCTCGACAGGAGAACCCGAACATGA
- a CDS encoding cupin domain-containing protein — MTARQVSQFQPEAVGVLVPFGPTEVEADGVTVAEADFARSVFPRVPFKAARFTVPPGGTSSPDQHAVQEIWVLHAGSGTLEVDGERSLVGPGSVVGFASQAVHEIFADQGEELVIYSFWWSAPDE, encoded by the coding sequence ATGACCGCTCGTCAGGTCTCGCAGTTCCAGCCCGAGGCGGTCGGCGTCCTGGTCCCCTTCGGCCCGACCGAGGTGGAAGCCGACGGAGTCACCGTCGCCGAGGCGGACTTCGCCCGCTCGGTCTTCCCCCGCGTGCCGTTCAAGGCGGCCCGCTTCACCGTGCCGCCGGGCGGGACCAGCTCGCCCGACCAGCACGCGGTCCAGGAGATCTGGGTCCTCCACGCCGGCTCCGGCACCCTGGAGGTGGACGGCGAACGGTCGCTCGTCGGCCCCGGCTCCGTGGTGGGCTTCGCCTCACAGGCCGTCCACGAAATCTTCGCCGACCAGGGCGAGGAACTGGTCATCTACTCCTTCTGGTGGTCGGCGCCCGATGAGTGA
- a CDS encoding SidA/IucD/PvdA family monooxygenase, translating to MNAHILDYAAVGIGPANMSLAALAHPVEGLRGAHLERRESFSWHPGLLLPEATLQVSLLKDLVTLVDPCSPFSFLSFLASEGRLYRFLAADFPAVLRAEFNQYLQWVAGRLPSLTFGADVRGVDFHDGAFHLRTVDREVTARHLVLGTGLTPSVPEPFRPFLGPTVFHSGEFLLRAPEVTGRRVVVVGGGQSGAEIVRHLAAGAAPESITWVSRRSSFLPMDDSPFANDLYTPHYVRRFHALPADHKARLLERQKYTSDGIDLQVLQDIYRLSYRDEFIENNPGRLRFMADCAVTAIEGGPDEWKLVVDSSGPYPDAPAVLAADIVILSTGYAYALPDFMAPLDARLRRDDGMLVVGDDFSVAWDGPAENRIYLQNGARHSWGVADPNLSLLAWRSAVILNSILGETRYAV from the coding sequence ATGAACGCACACATACTCGATTACGCGGCCGTCGGCATCGGCCCCGCGAACATGAGCCTCGCCGCGCTCGCGCATCCGGTCGAAGGGCTGCGCGGCGCCCACCTGGAACGCCGTGAGAGCTTCTCCTGGCACCCCGGACTCCTGCTGCCCGAGGCCACGCTCCAGGTCTCGCTGCTCAAGGACCTGGTGACGCTGGTCGATCCGTGCAGTCCCTTCTCGTTCCTGTCGTTCCTCGCGAGTGAGGGCCGGCTCTACCGCTTCCTGGCCGCGGATTTCCCGGCCGTCCTGCGGGCCGAGTTCAACCAGTACCTCCAGTGGGTGGCCGGGCGGCTGCCGAGCCTGACGTTCGGGGCGGACGTACGCGGCGTGGACTTCCACGACGGGGCCTTCCATCTCCGCACCGTCGACCGAGAAGTGACGGCTCGTCATCTCGTGCTCGGCACCGGGCTCACCCCGTCGGTCCCCGAGCCGTTCCGCCCGTTCCTCGGCCCCACCGTCTTCCACTCCGGGGAGTTCCTGCTGCGGGCCCCCGAGGTGACCGGCCGGCGGGTCGTCGTGGTCGGCGGCGGCCAGAGCGGCGCGGAGATCGTGCGCCACCTGGCGGCCGGCGCGGCCCCCGAGAGCATCACCTGGGTCAGCCGGCGCTCGTCGTTCCTGCCGATGGACGACTCGCCGTTCGCCAACGACCTCTACACGCCGCACTACGTACGCCGCTTCCACGCGCTGCCCGCCGACCACAAGGCCCGACTCCTGGAACGGCAGAAGTACACCAGCGACGGCATCGACCTCCAAGTCCTCCAGGACATATATCGGTTGAGCTACCGCGACGAGTTCATCGAGAACAACCCCGGCAGGCTGCGCTTCATGGCGGACTGCGCGGTCACCGCGATCGAGGGCGGCCCCGACGAATGGAAGCTCGTCGTCGACTCCTCGGGCCCGTACCCGGACGCACCCGCCGTGCTCGCCGCCGACATCGTGATCCTGAGCACCGGATACGCCTACGCGCTGCCGGACTTCATGGCTCCGCTGGACGCGCGGCTGCGGCGGGACGACGGGATGCTCGTCGTCGGCGACGACTTCTCGGTCGCATGGGACGGACCCGCGGAGAACCGGATCTACCTCCAGAACGGCGCCCGGCACTCCTGGGGCGTCGCCGATCCCAATCTCAGCCTGCTCGCCTGGCGCAGCGCGGTCATCCTCAACAGCATTCTGGGTGAGACGAGGTACGCGGTATGA
- a CDS encoding ATP-grasp domain-containing protein: MPHTDALRPARILVVEPASSGGATLISVAAEMGLRVVVATADSGDRRLSDAVRAAADSVLTVETNDQAALEAAVLALHRAEPFEAVLPGSDIYVTATARVAAALDLPGLPVATVDRVRDKSVMRAAVAQAGLRTPRFAQATTDAELRAAAERVGFPCVLKPVACSGSIHVSRADDLDQLTAAFQRLVTDPEPDMGKLHEHRVLIEEYVQGPEFSADGYVLESGEITVVALSRTLLGPEPDFVELGHLTPALVDDATLKSVEAYVGDVVRAVGITSGPFHCELRLSADGPVLIEIGARLPGDRIVELLRLVTGVSLPRVAVATALGVDLEAVGAFARPQAESAGIRFFSAAGRSSYRELSGWPELEALPEVTETAVYFAPGETIPGVEDCRSRLGHALFTADSPQGALDRWQALGDLVVPA, translated from the coding sequence TTGCCGCACACAGACGCACTTCGTCCTGCCCGCATCCTCGTGGTCGAACCCGCTTCCTCCGGGGGCGCCACCCTGATCAGCGTCGCGGCCGAGATGGGACTGCGGGTCGTCGTCGCCACCGCCGACTCCGGCGACCGCCGGCTCTCCGACGCCGTGCGCGCGGCGGCCGACTCGGTGCTGACGGTGGAGACCAACGACCAGGCCGCCCTCGAAGCGGCCGTGCTCGCACTGCACCGGGCCGAGCCGTTCGAGGCGGTGCTGCCGGGCTCCGACATCTACGTGACGGCGACCGCTCGCGTCGCCGCGGCACTGGACCTGCCCGGCCTGCCCGTGGCGACCGTCGACCGGGTCCGGGACAAGAGCGTCATGCGGGCCGCCGTGGCGCAGGCCGGGCTGCGCACCCCGCGCTTCGCCCAGGCGACCACCGACGCCGAACTGCGCGCCGCGGCCGAACGGGTCGGCTTCCCCTGCGTGCTGAAGCCGGTCGCCTGCTCCGGCAGCATCCACGTCAGCCGCGCCGACGACCTCGACCAGCTCACCGCCGCGTTCCAGCGGCTCGTGACCGACCCGGAGCCCGACATGGGCAAGCTGCACGAGCACCGGGTGCTCATCGAAGAGTACGTCCAGGGCCCCGAGTTCAGCGCCGACGGCTACGTCCTGGAGAGCGGCGAGATCACCGTCGTCGCCCTCAGTCGCACGCTGCTCGGCCCCGAGCCCGACTTCGTGGAGCTGGGCCACCTCACCCCGGCCCTCGTCGACGACGCCACCCTGAAGAGCGTCGAGGCGTACGTCGGCGACGTCGTCCGCGCCGTCGGCATCACCAGCGGCCCCTTCCACTGCGAACTGCGCCTGTCCGCCGACGGTCCGGTGCTCATCGAGATCGGCGCCCGGCTGCCCGGCGACCGGATCGTGGAGCTGCTGCGGCTCGTGACCGGCGTCAGCCTGCCCCGGGTGGCCGTCGCCACCGCGCTCGGCGTCGACCTGGAGGCGGTCGGGGCCTTCGCACGGCCGCAGGCCGAGAGCGCCGGCATCCGCTTCTTCTCCGCCGCGGGCCGCTCCTCGTACCGGGAGCTCTCCGGGTGGCCGGAGCTGGAGGCACTGCCCGAAGTCACCGAGACCGCCGTGTACTTCGCGCCGGGCGAGACCATCCCCGGGGTCGAGGACTGCCGCTCGCGCCTCGGCCACGCCCTGTTCACCGCCGACTCGCCGCAGGGCGCCCTCGACCGCTGGCAGGCACTCGGCGACCTCGTCGTCCCGGCCTGA
- a CDS encoding deoxynucleoside kinase, which translates to MSVICVGGMIGIGKTSVAELLAKELGSTVFYESVEDNPILPLFYTASPEEIQAKRYPFLLQLYFLQTRFASIKEAYKQGDNVLDRSIYEDWYFAKINHDLGRISSLEMRVYEGLLNEMMREIDGLPYRKAPDLMVYLKADFETVLHRIGLRGRDFEQDAGLVEYYRTLWSGYDDWVHKHYSASEVLVIDMNHTDVVNNPEDAARVAREVKDALAAVSHRP; encoded by the coding sequence ATGTCAGTGATCTGCGTCGGAGGCATGATCGGGATCGGCAAGACGAGTGTGGCCGAGCTTCTCGCCAAGGAGCTGGGCAGCACCGTCTTCTACGAGAGCGTGGAAGACAACCCGATCCTTCCGCTCTTCTACACGGCGAGCCCCGAAGAGATCCAGGCGAAGCGCTACCCCTTCCTCCTCCAGCTCTACTTCCTCCAGACGCGGTTCGCCTCGATCAAGGAGGCGTACAAGCAGGGCGACAACGTCCTCGACCGGTCCATCTACGAGGACTGGTACTTCGCCAAGATCAACCACGACCTGGGCCGGATCAGCTCCCTGGAGATGCGGGTGTACGAGGGCCTGCTCAACGAGATGATGCGGGAGATCGACGGCCTGCCCTACCGCAAGGCACCCGATCTCATGGTCTACCTCAAGGCGGACTTCGAGACGGTGCTGCACCGCATCGGGCTGCGCGGCCGCGACTTCGAACAGGACGCCGGCCTCGTCGAGTACTACCGGACCCTGTGGTCCGGCTACGACGACTGGGTGCACAAGCACTACTCGGCCAGCGAGGTCCTCGTCATCGACATGAACCACACCGACGTGGTGAACAACCCCGAGGACGCCGCCCGCGTGGCGCGGGAGGTCAAGGACGCCCTGGCTGCGGTCTCGCACAGGCCCTGA
- a CDS encoding alpha/beta hydrolase → MTTHSAPSRRTALAAAAAGAAGLTVGTATPAASADTASATEREGAQPTIVLVHGAFADASSWDPVTERLQRAGHQVIAAPNPLRGLAHDAAQVAARLTAVTGPVVLVGHSYGGAVITQAAAAAANVKALVYISAFMPDAGEVLGELAGRFPGSELEPALTQVPVPGLDGGPAVDLYIRSDRYHDVFAQDVPQSVTRILEAGQRPLNASVFADRCTAAAWRTLPSWSLISGRDRGIPAELQRFQARRAGSRTAEVSSSHLPMHSRPDAVVSLIRSAARTV, encoded by the coding sequence ATGACCACACACTCCGCCCCCTCCCGTCGCACCGCCCTGGCCGCGGCGGCCGCCGGCGCCGCCGGACTGACCGTGGGCACAGCCACCCCCGCCGCCTCCGCGGACACCGCGAGCGCCACCGAGCGGGAAGGCGCGCAGCCGACGATCGTGCTCGTGCACGGCGCCTTCGCCGACGCCTCCAGCTGGGACCCCGTCACCGAGCGCCTCCAGCGTGCCGGCCACCAGGTGATCGCCGCCCCGAACCCCCTGCGCGGCCTGGCCCACGATGCCGCCCAGGTCGCCGCCCGGCTCACCGCCGTCACCGGCCCGGTGGTACTGGTCGGCCACTCCTACGGCGGCGCGGTCATCACCCAGGCCGCGGCGGCGGCGGCCAACGTCAAGGCCCTGGTCTACATCTCGGCGTTCATGCCCGACGCCGGGGAAGTGCTGGGCGAGCTCGCCGGCCGCTTCCCCGGCTCCGAGCTGGAGCCGGCGCTGACCCAGGTCCCCGTCCCGGGCCTCGACGGCGGCCCGGCGGTCGACCTCTACATCCGGTCCGACCGCTACCACGACGTCTTCGCCCAGGACGTCCCGCAGTCCGTCACCCGCATCCTGGAGGCGGGCCAGCGCCCGCTCAACGCGTCGGTGTTCGCCGACCGTTGCACCGCGGCCGCGTGGCGCACGCTGCCCTCCTGGTCCCTGATCTCCGGCCGCGACCGGGGGATCCCGGCGGAACTCCAGCGCTTCCAGGCCCGGCGGGCGGGTTCGCGTACGGCCGAGGTCTCCTCCTCCCACCTGCCGATGCACAGCCGGCCCGACGCCGTCGTCTCGTTGATCCGCTCCGCCGCCCGGACCGTCTGA
- a CDS encoding MarR family transcriptional regulator — MTTQQMSDVELAGQPAAYWTGVAYEALIAYTRARQVEKGYTQPQFWLLRNLSVNDISPDGQGMTLPELREAMASYIRPEDDLAVEAEVLLDRGRLTRDTQNRLWLTEEGEQARVDLARNAPAIRAALHQGIDDADYVTTVKVLQQLIRNAGGTGA; from the coding sequence ATGACGACCCAGCAGATGTCCGATGTCGAACTGGCCGGACAGCCCGCCGCGTATTGGACCGGTGTCGCCTACGAGGCGCTCATCGCGTACACCCGAGCCCGGCAGGTCGAAAAGGGTTACACCCAGCCTCAGTTCTGGCTGCTGCGGAACCTGTCAGTGAACGACATCTCGCCCGACGGCCAGGGAATGACCCTGCCTGAACTGCGGGAGGCCATGGCCTCCTACATCCGCCCCGAGGACGATCTGGCGGTAGAGGCCGAAGTGCTCCTGGACCGTGGCCGGCTGACCCGGGACACCCAGAACCGGCTGTGGCTCACCGAGGAGGGAGAACAGGCCCGCGTCGACCTCGCGCGCAACGCCCCCGCCATCCGCGCCGCCCTCCACCAGGGCATCGACGATGCGGACTACGTCACCACGGTGAAGGTGCTCCAGCAGCTGATCCGCAATGCGGGCGGGACGGGCGCCTGA
- a CDS encoding ornithine decarboxylase yields MDQSRTPVLDALAAYHASCQTPFTPPGHKQGRGVDPRVRAVLGDEVFRADVLATSGLDDRTSSQGIIEEAQALMAEAVGADHAFFSTCGSSLSVKSAMLSVAGPHEELVVGRDAHKSVVSGLILSGIRPVWVDPQWDADRHLAHPPSADAFEEALSAHPDARGALVTTPTPYGTCSDLAAIAEVCHRRGVPLIVDEAWGAHLPFHPDLPTWAMDAGADVCVTSVHKMGSGLEQSSVFHLQGDLVAPEVLKGREDLLGTTSPSVLVYAALDGWRRQMVEHGKALYGDALALAGRVRAGISRIDGLHVHDRADFCGPGKASDLDPLQVIIDISAWQVTGYRAADWLRRNHRVNLHVCDHRRISAQLTHADDDETADTLIAALADFAAHAPQLRTGRPVYIPSPAGLRLEQAALPRDAFFGRTEQLPWEQAEGRIAAEMLTPYPPGIPAALPGERLTADVLRYLRTGVEAGMVVPDAVDTDLAGIRVLRGES; encoded by the coding sequence ATGGATCAGTCGAGGACGCCCGTACTGGACGCGCTGGCCGCCTACCACGCGTCCTGCCAGACGCCGTTCACTCCGCCCGGACACAAGCAGGGGCGGGGGGTGGACCCCCGGGTGCGCGCCGTGCTCGGTGACGAGGTCTTCCGGGCCGACGTCCTGGCCACCAGTGGTCTGGACGACCGTACCTCCTCCCAAGGGATCATCGAGGAAGCACAGGCGCTCATGGCCGAGGCCGTCGGCGCCGATCACGCCTTCTTCTCCACCTGCGGCAGCTCGCTGTCCGTGAAGTCCGCCATGCTTTCGGTCGCCGGGCCGCACGAGGAGCTGGTGGTCGGACGGGACGCGCACAAGTCGGTGGTCTCGGGGCTGATCCTGTCCGGCATCCGGCCCGTCTGGGTCGATCCGCAGTGGGACGCCGACCGCCACCTGGCCCATCCTCCCTCCGCCGACGCGTTCGAGGAAGCGCTGTCCGCGCACCCCGACGCACGCGGCGCACTGGTCACCACCCCTACCCCCTACGGGACTTGCTCGGACCTCGCCGCCATCGCCGAGGTCTGCCACCGGCGCGGCGTCCCCCTCATCGTCGACGAGGCGTGGGGCGCCCACCTGCCCTTCCACCCCGACCTGCCGACGTGGGCGATGGACGCCGGCGCGGACGTGTGCGTCACCTCGGTGCACAAGATGGGCTCCGGCCTCGAACAGAGTTCGGTCTTCCACCTCCAGGGCGATCTGGTCGCCCCTGAAGTGCTGAAGGGCCGTGAGGACCTGTTGGGTACCACCAGCCCCTCAGTGCTCGTGTACGCGGCCCTCGACGGCTGGCGGCGTCAGATGGTCGAACACGGCAAGGCGCTCTACGGCGACGCGCTCGCCCTCGCCGGCCGGGTCCGTGCCGGCATCTCCCGCATCGACGGCCTCCACGTCCACGACCGCGCCGACTTCTGCGGCCCCGGAAAGGCCAGTGACCTGGACCCGCTCCAGGTCATCATCGACATCAGCGCCTGGCAGGTCACCGGCTACCGGGCCGCCGACTGGCTGCGCCGAAACCATCGCGTCAACCTCCACGTCTGCGACCACCGCCGCATCAGCGCCCAGCTCACGCACGCCGACGACGACGAGACCGCCGACACCCTGATCGCCGCACTCGCGGACTTCGCCGCCCACGCCCCCCAACTGCGCACCGGCCGGCCCGTGTACATCCCCTCACCCGCCGGACTCCGCCTGGAGCAGGCGGCATTGCCGCGTGACGCGTTCTTCGGGCGCACCGAGCAACTCCCTTGGGAACAGGCCGAAGGACGCATCGCCGCCGAGATGCTGACCCCTTATCCGCCGGGCATCCCCGCGGCGCTGCCCGGTGAACGCCTGACCGCGGACGTCTTGCGCTACCTTCGCACCGGCGTCGAGGCCGGCATGGTCGTGCCCGATGCCGTCGACACCGACCTGGCCGGCATCAGGGTCCTGCGCGGGGAGAGCTGA
- a CDS encoding hemerythrin domain-containing protein has product MGHGGNVIDELMTDHREVEEMFGRLQAMSGTGQELRDLIDEITIELVRHSVAEEQYLYPAVREHVEGGDRMADKEIEDHSRVEKILKRLEKTKTDDAQISPLLQQLMDEVAAHVEDEESNLFPMLRRACTPQQLDDLGDKIRRAKAMAPTRPHPAAPSSPTASKLLAPGAGLVDRARDFVTGRGKS; this is encoded by the coding sequence ATGGGACACGGCGGGAACGTGATCGACGAGCTGATGACCGACCACCGGGAGGTCGAGGAGATGTTCGGCCGGCTCCAGGCCATGAGCGGCACCGGACAGGAGCTCCGTGATCTCATCGACGAGATCACCATCGAGCTGGTGCGGCACTCGGTCGCCGAGGAGCAGTATCTGTACCCGGCGGTGCGCGAGCACGTCGAAGGTGGCGACCGGATGGCGGACAAGGAGATCGAGGACCACAGCCGCGTCGAGAAGATCCTCAAGCGCCTGGAGAAGACGAAGACCGACGACGCGCAGATCAGCCCGCTCCTGCAGCAGCTCATGGACGAGGTCGCCGCCCACGTCGAGGACGAGGAGAGCAACCTCTTCCCCATGCTGAGGCGAGCCTGCACCCCGCAGCAGCTGGACGATCTCGGTGACAAGATCCGCCGTGCCAAGGCCATGGCGCCCACCCGCCCGCACCCGGCCGCACCGAGCAGCCCCACCGCCAGCAAGCTCCTGGCGCCGGGCGCCGGCCTGGTGGACCGGGCGCGCGACTTCGTGACCGGCCGCGGCAAGTCCTGA
- a CDS encoding SDR family oxidoreductase, with the protein MPAHEQAHLSDPQALHPRPPFPEQDQDHPGSTEAMDPRPDHGEDTYRGHDLLPGRKALVTGGDSGIGRAVCLAFAREGADVVFAHLPEESEEADETARLIREAGRTAVAVACDIRHEAECTALVDKAVGELGGIDLLVNNAAYQMAQPDGIEAITTEQFDRVMKTNLYGMFWLTKAALAHMPRGASVINTASVQGYKPSPHLLDYAMTKSAIISFTHSLAQMLAERGIRANAVAPGPVWTPLIPATMPDPSKFGEQSPLGRPAQPAEMAPAYVFLASDQASYITGEIVNATGGTPLP; encoded by the coding sequence ATGCCCGCCCACGAGCAAGCCCACCTCAGCGATCCGCAGGCACTACACCCCCGTCCCCCGTTCCCCGAGCAGGATCAAGATCACCCCGGCTCGACCGAGGCGATGGACCCCCGCCCCGACCACGGTGAGGACACCTACCGGGGCCACGACCTGCTGCCCGGCCGCAAGGCGCTGGTCACCGGAGGGGACTCCGGAATCGGCCGGGCCGTCTGCCTGGCCTTCGCGCGGGAGGGAGCCGACGTCGTCTTCGCCCACCTGCCGGAGGAATCCGAGGAGGCCGACGAGACCGCCCGCCTGATCCGCGAGGCCGGCCGCACGGCGGTGGCCGTCGCCTGCGACATCCGGCACGAAGCCGAGTGCACCGCCCTCGTCGACAAGGCGGTGGGCGAGCTGGGCGGCATCGACCTGCTCGTCAACAACGCCGCCTACCAGATGGCGCAGCCGGACGGGATCGAGGCGATCACCACCGAGCAGTTCGACCGGGTGATGAAGACCAACCTGTACGGGATGTTCTGGCTCACCAAGGCCGCGCTGGCCCACATGCCGCGCGGCGCCTCGGTGATCAACACCGCCTCCGTGCAGGGCTACAAGCCCAGCCCGCACCTCCTCGACTACGCCATGACCAAGTCCGCGATCATCTCCTTCACCCACAGCCTCGCCCAGATGCTCGCCGAGCGCGGTATCCGGGCCAACGCCGTGGCCCCCGGACCGGTGTGGACCCCGCTGATCCCCGCGACCATGCCCGACCCGTCGAAGTTCGGCGAGCAGTCCCCCCTGGGCCGGCCCGCACAGCCGGCGGAAATGGCACCCGCGTACGTCTTCCTCGCCTCCGACCAGGCCTCCTACATCACCGGCGAGATCGTCAACGCCACCGGCGGAACCCCCTTGCCGTGA
- a CDS encoding NAD(P)H-dependent oxidoreductase, with protein sequence METTIDTTPLRAVALVCTLSPSPKRSSSQLLAEQTMAALSEHGVTGKVIRIADHDVKPGVEVDMGEGDAWPEIRDTILGCDILVLSTPIWLGHPSSLAQRVLERLDAELGESDDEGRMLTYGKAAAVCVVGNEDGAHHVSAELFQGLNDVGFSLAANAVTYWVGEAMQGTDYQDLDKTPEKTAATTRTLAANTAHLARRLKAAPYPPSS encoded by the coding sequence ATGGAGACAACGATCGACACCACACCGCTGCGCGCTGTCGCGCTGGTCTGCACCCTTTCGCCGTCGCCGAAGCGGTCCAGCTCGCAGTTACTGGCGGAGCAGACGATGGCGGCTCTCTCCGAGCACGGTGTGACCGGAAAGGTGATCCGGATCGCCGACCACGACGTCAAACCGGGCGTCGAGGTCGACATGGGTGAGGGGGACGCCTGGCCGGAGATTCGAGACACGATCCTGGGCTGCGACATTCTGGTCCTGTCCACGCCGATCTGGCTCGGCCACCCCTCCAGCCTCGCCCAGCGGGTCCTGGAGCGCTTGGACGCGGAGCTCGGCGAGAGCGACGACGAGGGCCGCATGCTCACCTACGGCAAGGCCGCCGCGGTGTGCGTGGTCGGCAACGAGGACGGCGCCCACCACGTCAGCGCCGAACTCTTCCAGGGCCTGAACGACGTCGGATTCTCCCTCGCCGCGAACGCCGTCACCTACTGGGTCGGCGAAGCCATGCAGGGCACCGACTACCAGGACCTCGACAAGACCCCCGAGAAGACCGCCGCGACGACCAGGACCCTCGCCGCGAACACCGCGCACCTCGCGCGCCGCCTCAAGGCAGCCCCCTACCCGCCCTCTTCCTGA
- a CDS encoding DUF1876 domain-containing protein, producing the protein MAHAEEWKVGVYLNEEDGTTKARAVLDTGKTKMVGRGTARCNPQDVDIPAIGDELAASRAMRDLAGQLMRAADRDLAEVGAVPEPPRTGYGWPDDAAR; encoded by the coding sequence ATGGCACACGCCGAAGAGTGGAAGGTCGGCGTCTACCTGAACGAGGAGGACGGCACGACCAAGGCCCGCGCGGTACTCGACACCGGGAAGACGAAGATGGTCGGCCGCGGCACGGCGCGGTGCAATCCGCAGGACGTGGACATCCCGGCGATCGGTGACGAGCTCGCGGCGAGCCGGGCGATGCGCGACCTGGCCGGTCAGCTGATGCGCGCCGCCGACCGCGACCTCGCGGAGGTGGGCGCCGTACCCGAACCGCCGCGCACCGGCTACGGCTGGCCGGATGACGCGGCCCGGTGA